Proteins encoded together in one Hemiscyllium ocellatum isolate sHemOce1 chromosome 9, sHemOce1.pat.X.cur, whole genome shotgun sequence window:
- the ptger4c gene encoding prostaglandin E receptor 4 (subtype EP4) c: MAVPLSRASWEQANDTSINSSAVSLNIKSSQVVTSASMFTIGVVGNLIAIVVLCVSKKEQKETTFYTLVCGLAVTDLLGTCCTSPVVIATYLTQQWPGGQPLCHFFSFSMLFFGSAGMSILCTMSIERYLAINHAFFYSQYIDKALARLALMGVYLLNLVFCILPFFGLGNNVRHFPGTWCFLDWRSNSTVSASYTYIYGGFSAFLILVTVLCNLSVCATLIRMRKKAVGRGDAAAPGSFRGRRFPHLAAASAAEMQMFWLLVLMTIVFLICSIPLVIRIFVNQLYGPAQLQAGEKLHYRGDLLAIRFASFNPILDPWVYILCRKKLLTMGCERLKRTVGAAKDGQSRRVGWASGQQTPLSCPNSIATSYASLQIKDESKMLHGKACHRAANLTHSFTDFTNQQLWEAVAHPFSIPDESHTGITKTRSETPPQSNAIVCTILKETTISDVSAQNNTTLSQERRMFDILNCTLSTPSSCISERSI; encoded by the exons ATGGCGGTGCCTCTGAGCCGGGCGAGCTGGGAGCAAGCCAATGACACCTCGATCAACAGCTCGGCCGTCTCCCTAAACATCAAGTCCAGCCAAGTGGTGACCTCTGCCAGTATGTTCACCATCGGGGTGGTGGGCAACCTGATTGCCATCGTGGTGCTGTGCGTCTCCAAGAAAGAGCAGAAGGAGACCACTTTCTACACGCTGGTGTGCGGGCTGGCAGTGACGGATCTGCTGGGTACCTGCTGTACCAGCCCGGTGGTGATAGCCACCTACCTAACCCAGCAATGGCCCGGCGGGCAGCCCCTCTGCCACTTCTTCTCCTTCTCCATGCTGTTCTTCGGCTCGGCTGGCATGTCCATCCTGTGCACCATGTCCATCGAGCGCTACCTGGCCATCAACCACGCCTTCTTCTACAGCCAGTACATTGACAAGGCTCTGGCCAGGCTGGCCCTGATGGGAGTCTACTTGCTCAACCTGGTCTTCTGCATCCTGCCCTTCTTCGGCCTGGGCAACAACGTCCGCCACTTCCCCGGGACCTGgtgcttcctggactggagatCCAACAGCACGGTGTCCGCCTCCTACACCTACATCTACGGAGGCTTCAGCGCCTTCCTGATCCTGGTGACCGTCCTGTGTAACCTGTCCGTCTGTGCTACCCTCATCCGCATGAGGAAGAAAGCCGTGGGGAGGGGAGACGCTGCTGCTCCCGGCAGCTTCAGGGGTCGCCGTTTCCCCCACCTGGCCGCCGCCTCCGCCGCCGAGATGCAGATGTTCTGGCTCTTGGTTCTCATGACCATCGTCTtcctgatatgctccatccctcTGGTG ATACGCATTTTTGTGAATCAGCTGTATGGCCCTGCACAGCTCCAGGCAGGTGAGAAGCTACATTATCGCGGCGATCTTCTAGCCATTCGTTTTGCCTCATTCAATCCAATCTTGGATCCCTGGGTGTATATCCTCTGCCGGAAAAAGCTCCTTACCATGGGGTGTGAGAGACTGAAGCGAACGGTGGGTGCTGCAAAGGATGGCCAATCACGCAGGGTGGGTTGGGCCAGCGGTCAGCAGACACCACTCTCATGCCCTAACAGTATTGCTACCAGCTATGCCTCACTACAAATAAAAGATGAAAGCAAAATGTTGCATGGGAAAGCCTGCCACAGAGCTGCTAACTTGACTCATTCATTCACAGACTTCACAAACCAGCAACTGTGGGAGGCCGTAGCTCACCCTTTCAGTATCCCTGATGAGAGTCACACTGGCATCACTAAGACTCGTTCTGAAACCCCTCCACAGTCTAATGCCATTGTTTGCACAATACTAAAGGAAACTACAATATCAGATGTCAGTGCTCAAAACAACACTACTCTGAGCCAGGAGAGGAGAATGTTTGACATTTTGAATTGCACTTTAAGTACACCTTCGTCATGCATATCAGAGAGAAGTATTTAA